In one window of Micromonospora cathayae DNA:
- a CDS encoding ThuA domain-containing protein, whose translation MRRSTLIIGTIVGLLLSLALVPPASAAPAFRALLFTKTTGYRHDSIPAGVTMFQQQAAENNFEVVHSEDSAVFTPANLATFDVLIMFQTSGMVWTSTAQRQAVEGFLASGKGIVAIHNATDMGIEAEYPWWDQTVNAGAHMPEHSPGVLPGTAIVADKKHPSTASLPDRWNRSEEWYNFDKNPRGDVHVLVTADERTYNPGSRAMGPDHPISWCRAVSGGRVWTTAMGHAAASYSETHFRNHVLGGVRWAAGNAPGDCGGTVWGNFEKRTLDDNTADPMALAVAPDGRVIYVQRAGQVKIFKPATNTTVTAGTLSVYTGGEDGLTGLALDPNFASNGYVYLYHSPASSTTDINRVSRYTLTGDTLNTSSGVTIIDIPAYRSRTYPEPGHTGGYIEFGPDGNLYIGTGDDTPPNLDPAWQGYAPLDWRSGKSYLDAARTAGNTNDLRGKLLRIRPSAGGGYTIPTGNLYPQGTAQTRPEVYAMGFRNPFRFSIDPATGWVYLADYGPDRNPPTTNRGPEGLVELNVIKTPGNYGWPFCHGDNQPYAPYNPDTGVVGAKFNCAAPVNNSPNNTGLTSLKPIVAPNVWYGYGASPTFPELGSGGSAPMGGPVYRYDANNPSATKFPPYYDGVHFFYEWARNYVKEVHFDSATAVTRTNAFLPAGNFNKPMDMEFGPDGSLYLLEWGSNFGGGNNDSGLYRIDYIQGGRSPIAKAVGTPTSGNAPLTVQFSSAGTTDPDPGNTLSYQWTFGDGGTSTAANPSHTYTANGSYTAQLKVTDNTGKSGFANVQITVGNTAPVVTITTPANGGMLTFGDQVSYTVTVSDPGGAAIDCTKVFVNPALGHDDHQHETAEYPGCSGTIPTDLLGGHPDGANLYYVLNARYTDNGGSGGAPPLTGYASVILQPKHKQAEYFSSQSGIRVVDQAGAESTKRVGDISNNDWIAFNPMSLSGISTVSYRLSSPSGGGSIELRAGSPTGTVLATTPVPSTGGWDNYQSTPPVNVTPLAGSHTLYLVFKGSSNNWFDLDSHTFGGAGVGTPGNPGNPGGIAGKTWTLTAQHSSKLMDVSGNSTADGAQIHQWAATGGNNQKWQAVDAGNGAVQLKAVHSGKCAEVTGGSTAAGAFLQQATCASGNQQKFTVTATGTTGVYTVKNVQSGLCLDVNSAATSDGARLVQWTCHSGTNQQWRFTAA comes from the coding sequence ATGCGTCGCAGCACACTGATCATCGGTACGATCGTGGGCCTGTTACTCTCGCTCGCGCTCGTGCCCCCGGCCTCGGCCGCCCCGGCCTTCCGCGCGTTGCTGTTCACCAAGACCACCGGCTACCGGCACGACTCGATCCCGGCCGGGGTCACCATGTTCCAGCAGCAGGCGGCGGAGAACAACTTCGAGGTCGTACACAGCGAGGACTCGGCTGTCTTCACCCCGGCCAACCTCGCCACCTTCGACGTGCTCATCATGTTCCAGACCTCCGGAATGGTCTGGACCTCGACGGCCCAACGCCAGGCGGTGGAGGGCTTCCTCGCCAGCGGCAAGGGCATCGTCGCCATCCACAACGCCACCGACATGGGCATCGAAGCCGAGTACCCGTGGTGGGACCAGACCGTCAACGCCGGCGCGCACATGCCGGAACACTCCCCCGGCGTACTGCCGGGCACCGCCATCGTCGCCGACAAGAAGCACCCGTCGACGGCCAGCCTGCCGGACCGCTGGAACCGCAGCGAGGAGTGGTACAACTTCGACAAGAACCCGCGCGGTGACGTGCACGTCCTGGTCACCGCCGACGAACGCACCTACAACCCGGGCTCCCGGGCGATGGGGCCGGACCACCCGATCTCCTGGTGCCGCGCGGTCAGCGGCGGCCGGGTCTGGACCACCGCGATGGGCCACGCGGCGGCGTCCTACAGCGAGACCCACTTCCGCAACCACGTCCTCGGTGGGGTCCGGTGGGCCGCCGGCAACGCCCCCGGTGACTGCGGCGGCACCGTCTGGGGCAACTTCGAGAAGCGCACCCTGGACGACAACACCGCCGACCCGATGGCGTTGGCCGTCGCCCCCGACGGACGGGTGATCTACGTCCAGCGGGCCGGCCAGGTGAAGATCTTCAAGCCGGCCACCAACACCACCGTCACCGCCGGCACGCTGAGCGTCTACACCGGCGGCGAGGACGGCCTCACCGGGCTGGCCCTGGACCCGAACTTCGCCAGCAACGGCTACGTGTACCTGTACCACTCACCGGCCAGCAGCACGACCGACATCAACCGGGTCTCCCGCTACACGCTCACCGGTGACACCCTGAACACGTCCAGCGGGGTCACCATCATCGACATCCCGGCGTACCGCAGCCGGACGTACCCCGAGCCCGGCCACACCGGCGGGTACATCGAGTTCGGCCCGGACGGCAACCTCTACATCGGCACCGGGGACGACACCCCGCCGAACCTCGACCCCGCCTGGCAGGGCTACGCCCCGCTGGACTGGCGGTCCGGCAAGTCGTACCTGGACGCGGCCCGCACCGCCGGCAACACCAACGACCTGCGCGGCAAACTGCTGCGCATCCGTCCCTCGGCGGGCGGCGGCTACACCATCCCGACCGGCAACCTGTACCCGCAGGGCACCGCGCAGACCCGGCCGGAGGTCTACGCGATGGGTTTCCGTAACCCGTTCCGCTTCTCGATCGACCCGGCCACCGGCTGGGTGTACCTGGCCGACTACGGCCCGGACCGGAACCCGCCGACCACCAACCGTGGCCCGGAAGGGCTCGTCGAGCTGAACGTCATCAAGACCCCCGGCAACTACGGCTGGCCGTTCTGCCACGGCGACAACCAGCCGTACGCGCCGTACAACCCGGACACCGGGGTGGTCGGGGCGAAGTTCAACTGCGCCGCGCCGGTCAACAACTCGCCCAACAACACCGGCCTGACCAGCCTCAAGCCGATCGTCGCGCCGAACGTCTGGTACGGCTACGGCGCCTCGCCGACCTTCCCGGAGCTGGGCTCCGGCGGCTCGGCCCCGATGGGCGGACCGGTCTACCGGTACGACGCGAACAACCCGTCGGCGACCAAGTTCCCGCCGTACTACGACGGGGTGCACTTCTTCTACGAGTGGGCCCGCAACTACGTCAAGGAGGTGCACTTCGACTCCGCCACGGCGGTGACCCGCACCAACGCGTTCCTGCCCGCCGGCAATTTCAACAAGCCGATGGACATGGAGTTCGGGCCGGACGGCTCGCTGTACCTGCTCGAGTGGGGCAGCAACTTCGGCGGCGGCAACAACGACTCCGGCCTCTACCGGATCGACTACATCCAGGGCGGCCGGTCCCCGATCGCCAAGGCCGTCGGGACGCCCACCAGCGGCAACGCGCCGCTGACCGTCCAGTTCAGCAGCGCCGGCACGACCGACCCGGACCCGGGCAACACGCTCAGCTACCAGTGGACCTTCGGTGACGGCGGCACCTCCACGGCGGCCAACCCGTCGCACACCTACACCGCCAACGGCAGCTACACCGCGCAGCTCAAGGTCACCGACAACACCGGCAAGTCCGGCTTCGCCAACGTGCAGATCACCGTCGGCAACACCGCGCCGGTGGTCACCATCACCACCCCGGCCAACGGCGGCATGCTCACCTTCGGTGACCAGGTGTCGTACACGGTCACCGTCTCCGACCCGGGTGGCGCGGCGATCGACTGCACCAAGGTGTTCGTCAACCCCGCTCTCGGGCACGACGACCACCAGCACGAGACCGCGGAGTACCCGGGCTGTTCGGGCACCATCCCCACCGACCTGCTCGGTGGGCACCCCGACGGCGCGAACCTGTACTACGTGCTCAACGCCCGCTACACCGACAACGGCGGCAGTGGCGGCGCGCCGCCACTGACCGGCTACGCGTCGGTGATCCTCCAGCCGAAGCACAAGCAGGCCGAGTACTTCTCCAGCCAGTCCGGCATCCGGGTCGTCGACCAGGCCGGCGCGGAGAGCACCAAGCGCGTCGGCGACATCTCCAACAACGACTGGATCGCGTTCAACCCGATGAGCCTGTCCGGCATCAGCACGGTCAGCTACCGGCTGTCCTCGCCGAGCGGTGGCGGCTCCATCGAGCTGCGGGCCGGTTCCCCCACCGGCACGGTGCTGGCCACCACGCCGGTGCCCAGCACCGGCGGCTGGGACAACTACCAGTCCACGCCACCGGTCAACGTCACGCCGCTGGCCGGGTCGCACACGCTCTACCTGGTGTTCAAGGGCAGTTCGAACAACTGGTTCGACCTCGACTCGCACACCTTCGGCGGGGCCGGGGTCGGCACCCCCGGCAATCCCGGCAACCCGGGCGGGATCGCCGGTAAGACCTGGACGCTCACCGCGCAGCACAGCAGCAAGCTGATGGACGTCAGTGGCAACTCCACCGCCGACGGCGCCCAGATCCACCAGTGGGCGGCCACCGGCGGCAACAACCAGAAGTGGCAGGCGGTCGACGCCGGCAACGGCGCGGTCCAGCTGAAGGCGGTGCACAGCGGCAAGTGCGCCGAGGTGACCGGCGGCTCCACCGCCGCGGGCGCCTTCCTGCAGCAGGCCACCTGCGCCAGCGGCAACCAGCAGAAGTTCACCGTCACCGCGACCGGCACCACCGGCGTGTACACGGTGAAGAACGTCCAGAGCGGGCTCTGCCTGGACGTCAACAGCGCCGCCACCAGCGACGGCGCGCGGCTGGTGCAGTGGACCTGCCACAGCGGCACCAACCAGCAGTGGCGGTTCACCGCGGCCTGA
- a CDS encoding sugar ABC transporter ATP-binding protein — translation MSSDPPSALLTLRGIGKSFLGVRVLDGVDLDVAPGEVHAVVGENGAGKSTLMKIVSGGYAPDAGSLTFAGTPRTFRGPRDAQQAGIGIIHQEFNLLPERTVAENVHLGHEPVRRGLVDRRAMRGRTADLLASIGESTLPPDARVGRLGVAQQQVVEIAKALALDARLLIMDEPTASLADHEVELLYRLVRRLQERGIGLLYVSHRLTEVFDLADRITVLKDGRRVTTARAADTGVDEVVRHMVGRELTHYYPDRAAPGDRGPVRLTVRAGGNRRLRGVDLELRAGEVLGVGGLQGSGRSALARALFGASPFTTGQVTVDGAPVRLRSPRAAMRAGIAYVTEDRKGEGILGRQSVLDNGLLASRALRPTWTGRAARTVRLRELLAAVEVRAAGDDQEIRFLSGGNQQKVVLARWLALAPRILLFDEPTRGIDVGAKSAIHDLVRRLASDGAAVLMISSELPELLGMSDRIVVMRDGRVAGELPAGASEEEVLGLAVGTVREAAA, via the coding sequence ATGTCCTCCGACCCGCCGTCCGCGCTGCTCACCCTCCGGGGGATCGGCAAGTCCTTTCTCGGGGTACGGGTCCTCGACGGTGTCGACCTCGACGTCGCCCCCGGCGAGGTGCACGCCGTGGTGGGCGAGAACGGCGCCGGCAAGTCCACCCTCATGAAGATCGTGTCCGGCGGGTACGCGCCCGACGCGGGCAGCCTCACCTTCGCCGGCACCCCACGCACGTTCCGCGGCCCCCGGGACGCCCAGCAGGCCGGGATCGGCATCATCCACCAGGAGTTCAACCTCCTCCCGGAACGCACCGTCGCGGAGAACGTCCACCTGGGACACGAACCCGTGCGCCGGGGCCTCGTCGACCGCCGGGCGATGCGCGGGCGGACCGCGGACCTGCTCGCCTCGATCGGGGAGAGCACGCTGCCGCCCGACGCCCGGGTGGGCCGACTCGGCGTCGCCCAGCAGCAGGTGGTCGAGATCGCCAAGGCGCTGGCCCTGGACGCCCGACTGCTCATCATGGACGAACCCACCGCCTCGCTCGCCGACCACGAGGTCGAGCTGCTCTACCGGCTCGTCCGGCGACTCCAGGAGCGCGGCATCGGCCTGCTCTACGTCTCGCACCGGCTGACCGAGGTCTTCGACCTCGCCGACCGGATCACCGTGCTCAAGGACGGCCGCCGGGTGACCACCGCACGCGCCGCCGACACCGGCGTCGACGAGGTGGTCCGGCACATGGTCGGCCGGGAGCTGACCCACTACTACCCGGACCGGGCCGCACCCGGCGACCGGGGGCCGGTCCGGCTGACCGTCCGCGCCGGGGGCAACCGCCGGCTGCGCGGCGTCGACCTGGAGTTGCGTGCCGGCGAGGTGCTCGGTGTCGGCGGGCTCCAGGGCTCCGGTCGGTCGGCGCTGGCCCGCGCCCTCTTCGGCGCGTCGCCGTTCACCACCGGCCAGGTCACCGTCGACGGCGCGCCGGTGCGGCTGCGCTCGCCCCGCGCCGCCATGCGCGCGGGCATCGCCTACGTCACCGAGGACCGCAAGGGGGAGGGCATCCTCGGCCGCCAGTCGGTGCTCGACAACGGGCTGCTCGCCAGCCGGGCCCTCCGGCCGACCTGGACCGGCCGCGCCGCCCGGACCGTACGGCTGCGCGAACTGCTCGCCGCGGTCGAGGTCCGCGCCGCCGGGGACGACCAGGAGATCCGGTTCCTGTCCGGCGGCAACCAGCAGAAGGTCGTGCTGGCCCGGTGGCTCGCGCTCGCACCGCGGATCCTGCTCTTCGACGAGCCGACCCGCGGCATCGACGTGGGGGCCAAGTCGGCGATCCACGACCTCGTCCGCCGGCTCGCCTCGGACGGCGCGGCGGTGCTGATGATCTCCTCGGAGCTGCCGGAACTGCTCGGCATGAGTGACCGGATCGTCGTCATGCGCGACGGACGGGTGGCCGGCGAACTGCCCGCCGGCGCGTCCGAGGAGGAGGTCCTCGGCCTCGCGGTCGGGACCGTCCGGGAGGCCGCCGCGTGA
- a CDS encoding ABC transporter permease: MNTTLTLPTRRPVPGVFVALALTLAIGWLVVALDGGHLFNQSTTVSLLHVAAGLGLVAVGQTLVVLGGSLDLSVAYVVSLSTLVAAETMAGSNGRLLPAVGLVLAVSAGIGLLNGVLVTKLKVNAFIATLGVGLLLKGYLDNGYDGPAGETAPALVRGLGYQRIGPVPVSFLLLLAVAGAVWFALARTRFGHHLIAVGGDPEVARLSGVRTDRVLVTAHVLCSLCAGLAGIYLASRLASGAPRVGTEGLYDLESIAAVVLGGTALAGGRGGVVGTVGGVLLLASIDAIFNQLEVDAFAKQVVRGVIIIAAVAVHARRTLRREAS; encoded by the coding sequence GTGAACACCACGCTGACCCTGCCGACCCGGCGGCCCGTACCGGGCGTCTTCGTCGCCCTGGCCCTCACCCTGGCGATCGGCTGGCTGGTCGTCGCGCTCGACGGCGGCCACCTGTTCAACCAGTCGACGACGGTGAGCCTGCTGCACGTCGCCGCCGGCCTCGGTCTCGTCGCCGTCGGCCAGACCCTGGTCGTTCTCGGCGGCTCGCTCGACCTGTCGGTGGCGTACGTGGTCAGCCTCAGCACCCTGGTGGCCGCCGAGACGATGGCCGGCAGTAACGGCCGGCTGCTGCCGGCCGTCGGCCTGGTGCTCGCGGTCAGCGCCGGGATCGGGCTGCTCAACGGGGTGCTCGTCACCAAGCTGAAGGTCAACGCCTTCATCGCGACCCTCGGCGTCGGGCTGCTGCTCAAGGGCTACCTCGACAACGGCTACGACGGACCGGCCGGCGAGACCGCCCCCGCCCTGGTACGCGGCCTCGGGTACCAGCGCATCGGGCCGGTGCCGGTCTCCTTCCTGCTGCTGCTCGCGGTCGCCGGGGCGGTCTGGTTCGCGCTGGCCCGGACCCGCTTCGGCCACCACCTGATCGCCGTCGGCGGGGATCCGGAGGTCGCCCGCCTCTCCGGGGTCCGTACCGACCGGGTCCTGGTGACCGCCCACGTGCTCTGCTCGCTCTGCGCCGGCCTGGCCGGGATCTACCTGGCCAGCCGGCTCGCCTCCGGCGCGCCCCGGGTCGGCACCGAGGGACTGTACGACCTGGAGTCGATCGCCGCGGTGGTCCTCGGCGGCACCGCCCTCGCCGGTGGACGCGGCGGGGTCGTCGGCACCGTCGGCGGGGTGCTCCTGCTCGCCAGCATCGACGCCATCTTCAACCAACTGGAGGTGGACGCCTTCGCCAAGCAGGTGGTCCGCGGCGTGATCATCATCGCGGCGGTGGCCGTCCACGCCCGGCGGACCCTGCGCAGGGAGGCGTCCTGA
- a CDS encoding ABC transporter permease, whose product MQLTEDRHRPLRPARWRPRPGGVAPIVGLLVLLLVLVAIRQPDFLAPPSLMSFLGRSAPLVLLAAGQYFVIVSGEFDLSVGSLVTAQVVVAARLIDSDPSRTWPVVALLLAGGMLVGLVNGLVTTRLRVPSFITTLGMFLILVGAVYLWSDGAPKGGLSEEFRRFGRRAFEDVPGLGRVPYALLVLLVAATLAVLLMRSDFGRTLVAVGDNPRTAELSGVRVWRTRTVAFVLSGLAAALAAILLGGYSGVSFQAGAGLEFGAITAVVLGGVALGGGRGSVVGAMLGALTLETLFVLMNFYGVSGALRSTVQGAIILAAVAVSGLRSSSR is encoded by the coding sequence ATGCAGCTCACCGAAGACCGCCACCGCCCCCTGCGGCCGGCCCGGTGGCGTCCCCGCCCGGGTGGCGTCGCGCCCATCGTCGGGCTCCTCGTACTGCTGCTGGTGCTCGTCGCGATCCGGCAACCCGACTTCCTCGCGCCGCCGTCGCTGATGTCCTTCCTCGGCCGCTCGGCACCGCTCGTGCTGCTCGCCGCCGGCCAGTACTTCGTCATCGTGTCCGGTGAGTTCGACCTCTCCGTCGGGTCGCTGGTCACCGCGCAGGTCGTCGTCGCGGCCCGGCTGATCGACAGCGATCCGTCCCGCACCTGGCCGGTGGTGGCGCTGCTGCTCGCCGGCGGCATGCTCGTCGGGCTGGTCAACGGACTGGTCACCACCCGGCTGCGGGTGCCGTCGTTCATCACCACGCTGGGCATGTTCCTGATCCTGGTCGGCGCGGTCTACCTGTGGTCCGACGGGGCCCCGAAGGGCGGGCTGTCCGAGGAGTTCCGTCGGTTCGGCCGGCGGGCCTTCGAGGACGTGCCGGGCCTCGGGCGGGTGCCGTACGCGCTGCTGGTCCTGCTGGTCGCGGCGACCCTCGCCGTGCTGCTGATGCGCTCCGACTTCGGGCGGACCCTGGTCGCCGTCGGCGACAACCCGCGCACCGCCGAGCTGAGCGGGGTACGGGTGTGGCGGACCCGGACCGTCGCGTTCGTCCTCAGTGGTCTCGCGGCGGCGCTCGCGGCGATCCTGCTCGGCGGGTACAGCGGCGTGTCCTTCCAGGCGGGCGCCGGTCTGGAGTTCGGCGCGATCACCGCCGTCGTGCTCGGCGGGGTGGCGCTGGGCGGCGGTCGCGGCTCGGTGGTCGGCGCGATGCTGGGCGCGTTGACCCTGGAGACGCTCTTCGTGCTGATGAACTTCTACGGCGTCTCCGGCGCCCTCAGATCGACCGTCCAGGGCGCGATCATCCTGGCCGCCGTGGCGGTCTCGGGCCTGCGCTCCTCGTCCAGGTAA
- a CDS encoding substrate-binding domain-containing protein, whose protein sequence is MRRSITALAAATLLVLAGCATDEPGASPSGGASESAGPGTGQQSKFFVQADYDNELALLDATPTGPADKPWEQALNPTMAQTTKFKKAGPHKICFSNAALNNPWRQVGFKTMQAEVEAQRSRIAEFVHVDAEGKDQKQIADINDLLGKDCDALIVSPNTTATLTPAVEAACQQGLPVVVFDRGVDTTCPVTFINPIGGYGFGHVGAEFVSQRMKPGGKLLALRILPGVDVLETRWSAAKLVFDKAKVDVVGVEFTDGDPAKTKKIVDDYLQRYGTIDGVWMDAGAVAVAAVEAFQDAGKPVPPINGEDQLDFLKLWKDKGLTAVAPTYPTYQWRTPIIAALRVLDGEPVANPWKLPQPTITQENLDRYVDPGMPPLHYAMCGCTDLPGYPQRWK, encoded by the coding sequence ATGAGACGTTCCATCACCGCGCTGGCCGCCGCCACCCTGCTGGTGCTCGCCGGCTGTGCCACCGACGAGCCGGGCGCGTCCCCGTCCGGCGGCGCCTCCGAATCCGCCGGACCGGGCACCGGCCAGCAGTCGAAGTTCTTCGTGCAGGCCGACTACGACAACGAGCTGGCGCTGCTCGACGCCACCCCGACCGGGCCGGCGGACAAGCCGTGGGAGCAGGCGCTGAACCCGACGATGGCGCAGACCACGAAGTTCAAGAAGGCCGGACCGCACAAGATCTGCTTCTCCAACGCGGCGCTGAACAACCCCTGGCGGCAGGTCGGGTTCAAGACCATGCAGGCCGAGGTCGAGGCGCAGCGGAGCCGGATCGCCGAGTTCGTCCACGTCGACGCCGAGGGCAAGGACCAGAAGCAGATCGCCGACATCAACGACCTGCTCGGCAAGGACTGCGACGCGCTCATCGTCTCGCCGAACACCACCGCCACCCTCACCCCGGCCGTGGAGGCGGCCTGCCAGCAGGGGCTGCCGGTGGTGGTCTTCGACCGGGGCGTCGACACCACCTGCCCGGTGACCTTCATCAACCCCATCGGCGGGTACGGCTTCGGCCACGTCGGGGCCGAGTTCGTCAGCCAGCGGATGAAGCCCGGCGGCAAGCTGCTGGCCCTGCGCATCCTGCCCGGCGTCGACGTCCTGGAGACCCGCTGGTCGGCCGCGAAGCTCGTCTTCGACAAGGCGAAGGTGGACGTCGTCGGGGTCGAGTTCACCGACGGCGACCCGGCCAAGACCAAGAAGATCGTCGACGACTACCTCCAGCGGTACGGCACCATCGACGGTGTCTGGATGGACGCCGGAGCGGTGGCCGTGGCGGCGGTCGAGGCGTTCCAGGACGCCGGCAAGCCGGTGCCGCCGATCAACGGGGAGGACCAGCTCGACTTCCTGAAGCTGTGGAAGGACAAGGGACTCACCGCCGTCGCCCCGACCTACCCGACGTACCAGTGGCGTACCCCGATCATCGCGGCGCTGCGGGTCCTCGACGGCGAACCCGTGGCCAACCCCTGGAAGCTGCCCCAGCCGACCATCACCCAGGAGAACCTGGACCGGTACGTCGACCCGGGGATGCCGCCGCTGCACTACGCCATGTGCGGCTGTACCGACCTGCCCGGCTACCCGCAACGCTGGAAGTAG
- a CDS encoding sugar phosphate isomerase/epimerase family protein, with translation MYDIGVNPWVWASPVDDRALAELVPRIAAFGFDAVELPIERTGDWDPVRTRDLLAAHGLTAAAVCAVTPPGRDLVVTTPDVVDATVAYLKGCVDAAAAVGAGCVGGPVYAAVGRTWRMSPAERAACYAQFRRSLAPVAEHAGERGVSIGVEALNRYETSVVNTMEQTVELIDGLPSSVGIMIDTYHMNIEETDPYLALALAGRRIKHVQVSGTNRGAPGSDHFDWSRFFAMLGTTGYRGAVCIESFTGENETIATAASIWRPLALSQDHLAMDGLSYLRQVLR, from the coding sequence GTGTACGACATCGGCGTCAACCCGTGGGTGTGGGCCTCGCCGGTCGACGACCGGGCGCTCGCCGAGCTGGTTCCCCGGATCGCCGCGTTCGGATTCGACGCGGTGGAGCTGCCGATCGAGCGAACCGGTGACTGGGATCCGGTCCGGACCCGTGACCTGCTCGCCGCGCACGGCCTGACGGCGGCCGCCGTCTGCGCGGTCACCCCGCCCGGTCGGGACCTGGTGGTCACCACCCCGGACGTGGTGGACGCGACCGTGGCGTACCTCAAGGGCTGTGTGGACGCGGCGGCGGCGGTCGGCGCCGGCTGCGTCGGCGGTCCCGTCTACGCGGCGGTGGGGCGGACCTGGCGGATGTCGCCGGCCGAGCGGGCGGCCTGCTACGCGCAGTTCCGCCGGTCGCTCGCGCCGGTCGCCGAACACGCCGGGGAGCGGGGGGTGAGCATCGGTGTGGAGGCGCTCAACCGCTACGAGACCAGCGTGGTCAACACGATGGAACAGACCGTCGAGCTGATCGACGGCCTGCCGTCGAGCGTCGGGATCATGATCGACACGTATCACATGAACATCGAGGAGACCGACCCGTACCTGGCTCTCGCCCTGGCCGGCCGGCGCATCAAGCACGTCCAGGTCAGCGGCACGAACCGGGGCGCGCCCGGGTCGGACCACTTCGACTGGTCGCGCTTCTTCGCCATGCTCGGCACGACCGGTTACCGGGGCGCGGTCTGCATCGAGTCGTTCACCGGCGAGAACGAGACCATCGCGACCGCCGCGTCGATCTGGCGTCCCCTCGCCCTGTCGCAGGACCACCTCGCCATGGACGGCCTCAGCTACCTGCGGCAGGTCCTGCGCTGA